A DNA window from Acinetobacter sp. 10FS3-1 contains the following coding sequences:
- a CDS encoding acyltransferase, with product MSSNSKQKMTLKKLARGLTVTSVMTGSTFFHGPPVLALGLTKLFKKSSKVDETNIKITNSWLAVNNWLIDHVLKNTDWQITIDESLDLNMQGRYLMTCNHQSWVDTTVNQYFGLTRMPLTRFFTKWELIFIPFVGQAFKILGFPMMKRHSKEQIAKNPALKYRDIEEARQACEQLVSQPFTLLNYLEGTRFTHEKHEQQKSPYRYLLKPKAGGLALALNILGDRIDALVDMTIVYPDGVPGYGEFWLGEVPRIAVDLRKIDIPDWVLGGNYEDDAEYRARFQQWVDQIWSEKDQRIEQMQQALVAASA from the coding sequence ATGTCATCGAATAGCAAGCAAAAAATGACTTTAAAAAAACTGGCACGCGGCCTGACTGTCACTTCAGTTATGACTGGAAGCACTTTCTTTCATGGTCCTCCGGTACTGGCACTAGGTCTGACCAAATTATTCAAAAAATCATCCAAAGTGGATGAAACCAATATCAAGATCACCAACAGCTGGCTGGCGGTCAATAACTGGCTGATTGACCATGTCCTGAAAAATACCGACTGGCAGATCACGATTGATGAGTCTCTGGACCTGAATATGCAGGGGCGCTACCTGATGACCTGCAACCACCAAAGCTGGGTCGATACCACCGTCAATCAGTATTTTGGCCTGACCCGGATGCCACTTACCCGTTTCTTTACAAAATGGGAACTTATTTTTATTCCATTTGTTGGCCAAGCGTTTAAAATCCTTGGGTTCCCGATGATGAAAAGGCACAGTAAAGAACAGATTGCCAAAAACCCGGCCCTGAAATATCGCGATATTGAAGAAGCGCGTCAGGCCTGTGAGCAACTGGTCAGCCAGCCCTTTACCTTGCTGAATTATCTGGAAGGCACACGTTTTACCCATGAAAAGCATGAGCAGCAAAAATCGCCTTATCGCTATTTGCTCAAACCCAAGGCCGGTGGACTGGCGTTGGCCCTGAATATTTTAGGTGACAGGATTGATGCCTTGGTGGATATGACGATTGTCTATCCGGACGGTGTGCCGGGTTATGGCGAATTCTGGCTGGGTGAAGTACCGCGCATTGCCGTGGATTTGAGAAAAATTGACATTCCAGATTGGGTGCTGGGCGGTAATTACGAGGATGATGCCGAATATCGTGCCCGTTTCCAGCAATGGGTCGACCAGATTTGGTCCGAAAAGGATCAACGAATTGAACAAATGCAGCAAGCACTTGTAGCAGCTTC
- a CDS encoding OmpA family protein: protein MRALVISAVVAGAVALTGCQSTGNNIGGVEYDKAALGTLIGAAAGYGVSKGNANTSRQNNRAAAIGAVVGGAAGVYLDSKEKKLRQQMAGTGVEVGRNPDGSVGLIMPGNITFDTNKANIKPNFYATLDKVAQTLAEDNKSGILVTGYTDSTGNDSINIPLSQARAQSVASYMASRGISTARINAQGHGSANPIASNATAEGREQNRRVEISIYAIQ, encoded by the coding sequence ATGCGTGCACTAGTAATTTCAGCAGTTGTGGCAGGGGCGGTAGCGCTGACAGGCTGTCAATCTACAGGTAATAATATTGGTGGCGTTGAGTATGATAAAGCTGCTCTAGGTACGCTTATCGGTGCTGCAGCGGGCTATGGTGTGTCTAAAGGCAACGCAAATACCAGCCGTCAAAACAACCGTGCGGCTGCAATTGGTGCAGTTGTTGGTGGTGCAGCGGGTGTTTATCTTGACAGCAAAGAGAAAAAATTGCGTCAGCAAATGGCTGGAACGGGTGTAGAAGTTGGCCGTAATCCAGATGGTTCTGTTGGCCTGATCATGCCGGGTAATATTACTTTCGATACAAATAAAGCAAATATTAAACCTAACTTCTATGCAACTTTAGACAAAGTTGCCCAGACGCTGGCGGAAGATAACAAAAGCGGTATTCTGGTAACAGGTTATACAGACAGCACGGGTAATGATTCTATCAACATTCCACTGTCTCAAGCGCGTGCTCAATCTGTAGCAAGCTACATGGCTTCACGTGGTATTTCAACTGCACGTATTAATGCGCAAGGTCACGGTTCAGCGAATCCGATTGCATCAAACGCGACTGCAGAAGGCCGTGAACAAAACCGTCGTGTAGAAATCAGCATTTACGCGATTCAATAA
- a CDS encoding UvrD-helicase domain-containing protein, producing the protein MSLASQLNDKQLEAMKYTQGPLLVLAGAGSGKTSVITRKIAYLVKHCGIPAHRITAMTFTNKAAREMKERVTKLLTREEAKGLSVSTFHTFGLNLLRLELKHTPLKANFSILDADDCKRILMDLMHRDNLSGAESKELIAKAMKMISDWKNDLIPPEQAHTTCETAEDVQFAHLYQLYERNLRAYNAVDFDDLIVMPTRLLQENAEVRDKWQNRVRYLLVDEYQDTNTAQYILVKLLVGVMGQFTAVGDDDQSIYAWRGAKPENMALLQQDFPNLKVIKLEQNYRSTSRILKAANTVIGNNPHIFDKKLWSDKGHGEVIRIITCRNDDDEAERVVKDLITHKLMNGKNWKDYAILYRGNFQARILETQLRQMQIPYKLSGGQSFFARAEIKDVMSYLRVIINPEDDSAFLRIINTPKRAIGPVTLEKLGLFAQENNLSLLAAAGDQRLTMAIPKKATTQLAEFSDFISNFTRELLDDDEPVPIIRQMMVEAGYIDYVKESAATLAQEKTKLDNIEVLYSSIQSLINRAEDVDEKNIESVIRKMVLLDMLEQQQEEEDTDKVNLLTLHASKGLEFPYVYLIGLEEEILPHKNSIAAETVEEERRLMYVGITRARQGLTITLAEQRKAGGQMKQMTPSRFLDELPEDELEWLGRKKKLAGNIDPKLQAQQYLENLRALIKR; encoded by the coding sequence ATGTCACTCGCCAGTCAGTTAAATGACAAGCAACTTGAAGCCATGAAATATACTCAAGGACCCTTGTTAGTACTTGCCGGAGCGGGTTCAGGCAAGACCTCCGTGATTACCCGAAAAATTGCCTATCTGGTTAAGCATTGCGGAATTCCGGCTCACCGGATTACAGCCATGACATTTACTAACAAGGCGGCGCGCGAAATGAAAGAGCGTGTGACCAAGCTGTTAACTCGAGAAGAAGCCAAAGGTCTTTCGGTTTCGACGTTCCATACCTTTGGTTTAAATCTGCTGCGTCTGGAGCTTAAACACACACCGCTCAAGGCCAACTTCTCGATTCTGGATGCTGATGACTGTAAACGGATTCTGATGGATCTGATGCATCGTGACAATTTATCCGGTGCTGAAAGCAAAGAGCTGATCGCCAAAGCTATGAAGATGATTTCGGACTGGAAAAATGATCTGATTCCACCCGAACAGGCGCATACCACCTGTGAAACGGCAGAAGATGTTCAGTTTGCGCATTTGTATCAGCTTTATGAGCGCAATTTGCGTGCCTATAACGCGGTTGATTTTGATGACCTGATCGTGATGCCGACGCGTCTTCTCCAGGAAAATGCAGAAGTCCGTGACAAATGGCAGAACCGGGTGCGCTATTTGCTGGTCGATGAATATCAGGATACCAATACGGCGCAGTATATTCTGGTGAAGCTGCTGGTCGGCGTGATGGGGCAGTTCACTGCTGTAGGTGATGATGACCAGTCGATCTATGCCTGGCGCGGCGCCAAGCCAGAAAATATGGCCTTATTACAACAGGATTTCCCCAACCTGAAAGTGATCAAACTGGAACAGAATTACCGTTCAACCAGCCGTATTTTAAAAGCCGCCAATACGGTGATTGGTAATAACCCGCATATTTTTGATAAAAAGCTTTGGTCAGACAAAGGCCACGGCGAGGTTATTCGAATCATTACTTGCCGTAATGACGATGATGAAGCCGAACGCGTGGTCAAAGACCTGATCACTCATAAGCTGATGAATGGCAAAAACTGGAAAGATTATGCGATTTTGTATCGTGGAAACTTTCAGGCACGTATTCTGGAAACCCAGTTACGCCAGATGCAGATTCCCTACAAGCTGTCTGGTGGCCAGTCTTTCTTCGCACGTGCAGAAATCAAGGACGTCATGAGTTATTTACGCGTGATTATTAACCCGGAAGATGACAGTGCATTTCTGCGTATTATTAATACGCCAAAGCGGGCAATTGGTCCGGTGACGCTGGAAAAGCTGGGCCTGTTTGCACAGGAAAATAACCTGTCCTTGTTGGCAGCAGCCGGTGATCAGCGCCTGACGATGGCCATTCCTAAAAAAGCCACCACACAGCTGGCTGAATTTTCTGACTTTATCAGTAATTTCACGCGTGAGTTGCTAGACGATGATGAGCCTGTACCGATTATCCGTCAGATGATGGTCGAAGCGGGGTATATCGACTATGTCAAGGAGTCGGCCGCGACACTGGCCCAGGAAAAAACCAAGCTGGATAATATTGAAGTGCTGTATAGCAGTATTCAAAGCCTGATTAACCGTGCTGAAGATGTCGATGAAAAGAATATCGAAAGCGTCATCCGCAAAATGGTATTGCTGGATATGCTTGAGCAGCAGCAGGAAGAAGAAGACACCGACAAGGTGAACTTGTTGACCCTGCACGCCTCCAAAGGTCTGGAATTCCCTTATGTTTATCTGATCGGACTGGAAGAAGAAATTCTGCCGCATAAAAACTCGATTGCTGCAGAAACGGTCGAGGAAGAGCGCCGTCTGATGTATGTGGGGATCACCCGGGCACGTCAGGGTCTGACTATTACATTGGCCGAGCAGCGTAAAGCGGGTGGGCAAATGAAACAGATGACCCCGAGCCGCTTTTTGGATGAGCTGCCAGAAGATGAGCTGGAATGGCTGGGCCGCAAGAAAAAACTGGCCGGTAATATCGATCCAAAATTGCAGGCGCAGCAATATCTGGAAAATTTACGTGCCTTAATCAAGCGCTAG
- the dut gene encoding dUTP diphosphatase produces MKVQVKVLDSRLGQEWPMPTYATTGSAGLDLRACVEETTLIEPGQTVLVKTGLSIYIEDPAFAGLILPRSGLGHKHGIVLGNLVGLIDSDYQGELMVSVWNRSQTAFSLEPGERLAQYVLVPVVQAQFELVNEFEATERGAGGFGHTGQA; encoded by the coding sequence ATGAAAGTTCAGGTAAAAGTCCTTGATTCACGTCTGGGGCAAGAATGGCCAATGCCGACCTATGCAACAACTGGTTCGGCTGGATTGGACTTGCGTGCTTGTGTGGAAGAAACCACTCTTATTGAGCCGGGACAAACGGTTCTGGTAAAAACTGGCCTGTCCATTTATATTGAAGATCCGGCTTTTGCGGGTCTAATTCTGCCACGTTCAGGTCTAGGCCATAAGCACGGGATTGTACTAGGCAATCTTGTGGGGCTGATTGACTCAGATTATCAAGGCGAATTGATGGTATCGGTATGGAATCGTAGTCAAACTGCCTTTAGTCTGGAGCCAGGTGAGCGTCTGGCCCAGTATGTGTTGGTGCCGGTGGTTCAAGCGCAGTTTGAGCTGGTCAATGAATTTGAAGCCACTGAACGTGGTGCCGGTGGCTTTGGTCACACCGGTCAGGCTTAA
- a CDS encoding transposase family protein — protein sequence MHNLRMKYIDSKKLSETQFKRYTGISWSTFDLMVEQLKMHVPAKGRPPKLSLEDQILLCLSYWREYRTLFHVATSYGVSEPTASRIVRHVEDCLIKSNLFNLPKHLPEGEGIDWNVVIVDATEIPIQRPKKTEEKL from the coding sequence ATGCATAATCTGCGGATGAAATACATCGATTCAAAGAAGCTTTCTGAAACACAGTTCAAGCGATACACCGGTATCTCATGGTCAACCTTTGATTTAATGGTTGAGCAATTGAAGATGCATGTTCCTGCCAAAGGCAGACCACCTAAATTGAGCTTAGAGGATCAGATCCTCCTGTGCTTAAGTTATTGGCGGGAATACCGAACCTTATTTCACGTTGCGACGAGTTATGGCGTGTCAGAGCCCACTGCTTCAAGAATCGTACGTCATGTAGAGGACTGCTTAATCAAGTCCAATTTATTTAATTTACCCAAGCATTTGCCTGAAGGCGAAGGCATTGACTGGAATGTGGTGATTGTAGATGCCACAGAAATTCCAATCCAAAGGCCTAAAAAAACAGAAGAAAAGCTATAG
- a CDS encoding transposase family protein, translating to MPQKFQSKGLKKQKKSYSGKKKTHTFKVQAIIHYQTQKILSLCTSRGAVHDFELFKRNSNQIPAGAFILADKGYQGIYTVYPNSLLPLKAKKRCKLDPELKTYNQEINKRRIGIEHVFGSLKTFKILAERYRNRGKRLGLRFNLIAGIYNLELSKK from the coding sequence ATGCCACAGAAATTCCAATCCAAAGGCCTAAAAAAACAGAAGAAAAGCTATAGCGGCAAGAAAAAGACCCACACCTTCAAAGTACAGGCCATCATTCATTATCAAACTCAAAAAATCCTGAGTTTATGTACGAGTCGTGGTGCCGTACATGATTTCGAACTCTTCAAACGTAACTCGAATCAGATTCCTGCAGGTGCATTTATCCTTGCAGATAAGGGTTATCAGGGAATTTATACAGTGTATCCAAATAGCTTGTTGCCATTAAAAGCAAAGAAGCGTTGTAAACTGGATCCTGAATTAAAAACCTATAATCAGGAAATCAATAAAAGAAGAATTGGGATTGAGCATGTATTTGGCAGTTTGAAAACTTTCAAGATCCTTGCCGAACGATATCGCAATCGAGGCAAAAGACTAGGATTAAGATTCAATCTAATTGCGGGAATCTATAATTTAGAACTGAGTAAAAAATGA
- a CDS encoding IS982 family transposase: protein MDHITELFCILDDFCKKFNKSLEKALISDQKSRLKKSALSLSEAMTIVILFHQSGFRFFKYFYCQMIVPFWKSAFPKLLSYNRFIEIMPRCLQALSSFFHQVKGKDTGISIIDSTKLVVCHNLRIKRHRVFKGLAGRGKSSTGWFYGFKLHLVINNLGEIINLKLTSGNVHDVAILDSLTQELKGILLGDKGYLSKAKAEVLAARGLKILTPSRRNMKNKPIQTEEEKQLLCRRGLIETVNDQLKNLHQLEHSRHRSVNNFMVNIMAAVVAYCLNPNKPTFQNMLKG, encoded by the coding sequence ATGGATCATATTACCGAATTATTTTGTATTTTGGATGATTTCTGCAAAAAATTTAATAAATCTTTAGAGAAAGCTTTAATTTCTGATCAAAAATCCAGGCTAAAAAAGTCAGCTTTAAGCTTGTCTGAAGCAATGACCATTGTCATTTTATTTCATCAATCCGGGTTTAGATTCTTCAAATATTTTTATTGCCAAATGATCGTTCCATTCTGGAAATCTGCTTTTCCTAAACTGCTTAGCTACAACCGATTTATTGAAATTATGCCCCGTTGTTTGCAGGCTCTGAGTAGTTTCTTCCATCAAGTAAAAGGAAAAGATACGGGAATCAGTATCATTGACTCCACTAAATTGGTAGTTTGCCATAATCTTCGGATTAAAAGGCATCGTGTATTTAAAGGTTTGGCAGGTCGTGGAAAAAGTAGTACGGGGTGGTTTTATGGTTTTAAATTACATTTGGTTATCAATAATTTAGGTGAAATAATTAACCTCAAACTGACATCAGGAAATGTTCATGATGTTGCTATATTAGATTCTTTAACTCAAGAATTAAAAGGGATCCTACTCGGAGACAAAGGCTATTTGAGCAAAGCAAAAGCCGAAGTTTTAGCAGCAAGAGGACTGAAAATATTGACCCCATCACGTCGGAATATGAAAAACAAACCTATCCAAACAGAAGAAGAAAAACAATTGCTTTGCAGAAGAGGATTAATAGAGACAGTGAATGATCAATTAAAAAATTTACATCAACTTGAACATTCACGTCATCGTTCGGTAAATAACTTCATGGTGAATATCATGGCTGCTGTAGTGGCTTATTGTTTGAATCCCAATAAGCCAACTTTCCAAAATATGTTAAAAGGCTAA
- a CDS encoding phosphomannomutase/phosphoglucomutase, giving the protein MGSMNHPFPLHIFRAYDIRGKVSLLSTGVIDAIAHGLAQQYRAAAQTRVAIGYDARISSPAFAEILQRIFGQYSIKATIIGCCSSPMLYFTARQFDGNGVMVTASHNPKEDNGIKWIISGEPPCPQMIQNVAQLAKQHCHSELANIPQRPHLIAPEFCLPYQYAILQDIQLKKNFKVVLDGLHGSAGRCAKLVLEKLGCEVTALRCVANGEFPDHAPDPSQEAHLKTLYQTVIQQQADIGIALDGDGDRVVLVDELGNIISADQLLCLFAKICLTGSEAKQFVYDVKCSTLVRNTVQELGGEAVMIRTGSSFLRKYLAHSQNQAVFGGEYAGHYVFNDGRGCGYDDGLYAALRVIEYLDQTGQSFAQVLQAYPKRYGTEDLYIATRDIQASELLELVEQQSQQFNAQMTTIDGIRLDFEDGFGIIRASNTGEYFTVRFDASSAQRLNEIRHLFVSMLRDRYPEIAQDILDAQ; this is encoded by the coding sequence ATGGGATCTATGAATCATCCATTTCCTCTGCATATTTTTCGTGCCTATGACATCCGGGGGAAAGTGAGTTTACTTAGTACGGGTGTAATTGACGCGATTGCCCATGGCCTTGCCCAGCAATATCGTGCTGCTGCACAGACTCGGGTAGCAATTGGATATGATGCCCGGATCAGCAGCCCCGCCTTTGCCGAAATTCTTCAACGTATTTTTGGTCAGTATTCGATAAAAGCCACCATTATCGGTTGCTGTTCCAGCCCGATGCTGTATTTTACGGCGCGTCAGTTCGACGGTAATGGCGTGATGGTAACGGCCAGCCATAATCCCAAAGAGGATAATGGAATTAAATGGATTATTTCCGGTGAACCGCCTTGCCCGCAGATGATTCAAAATGTGGCGCAACTGGCTAAACAGCATTGCCACAGCGAACTTGCCAACATCCCTCAACGTCCCCACTTGATAGCGCCAGAATTTTGCCTGCCATATCAGTATGCAATCTTGCAAGATATTCAGCTAAAGAAAAATTTTAAAGTCGTACTGGATGGCCTGCATGGTTCGGCCGGTCGCTGTGCCAAGCTGGTACTGGAAAAGCTGGGTTGTGAGGTGACGGCTTTGCGTTGTGTGGCGAATGGTGAATTTCCGGATCATGCGCCGGACCCTTCTCAGGAAGCACATCTGAAAACATTGTATCAGACGGTTATTCAGCAACAAGCCGATATAGGAATTGCCCTGGATGGTGATGGGGATCGTGTGGTTCTGGTAGATGAGCTGGGAAATATCATTAGTGCTGATCAGTTGCTGTGCTTATTTGCCAAAATCTGTTTGACCGGTTCAGAAGCAAAACAGTTTGTTTATGACGTGAAATGTTCGACCCTGGTTCGTAATACTGTACAGGAGCTAGGCGGTGAAGCAGTGATGATCCGCACGGGAAGTTCCTTTTTACGTAAATATTTGGCTCATTCCCAGAATCAGGCTGTTTTTGGGGGAGAATATGCCGGTCATTATGTATTTAATGACGGACGGGGCTGCGGCTATGATGATGGGCTATATGCTGCGCTACGCGTCATAGAATATCTTGACCAGACGGGACAAAGTTTCGCTCAGGTATTACAGGCCTATCCCAAACGCTATGGCACAGAAGACCTCTATATTGCGACCCGTGATATTCAGGCTAGTGAGCTTTTAGAGCTTGTCGAGCAGCAATCTCAACAATTCAATGCACAAATGACTACAATTGATGGGATACGTCTTGATTTTGAGGACGGTTTTGGCATCATTCGGGCATCCAATACAGGTGAATATTTTACAGTACGCTTTGACGCCAGCAGTGCTCAGCGTCTGAATGAAATCCGTCATCTGTTTGTAAGCATGTTGCGGGACCGTTATCCAGAAATCGCGCAAGACATTTTAGATGCTCAATAA
- the argB gene encoding acetylglutamate kinase, translated as MPNQQTGIDKAQILTEALPYIQRFTGKTLVVKYGGNAMTDPELESSFARDIVLLKTVGLNPVVVHGGGPQVDSMLKQLGRESDRIDGMRVTDPATMEVVEMVLGGSVNKSIVNLINQHGGRAIGLTGKDGNLLRAKKLLMKKTADDGSVEEIDLGLVGEVVGVKTDVLEMFTNSDFIPVIAPLGVDEEGNTYNINADLVAGKVAEALGAEKLILLTNITGVLDENKKLLTGLSTQEVDRLIETGVIYGGMIPKVGCALDAVKGGVVSAHIVDGRVPHASLLEIFTDHGVGTLITNRSKPHCA; from the coding sequence ATGCCAAATCAGCAGACCGGCATCGACAAAGCACAAATTCTGACAGAAGCTTTGCCGTATATCCAACGCTTTACAGGAAAGACTCTAGTCGTCAAATATGGCGGTAACGCAATGACGGATCCTGAGCTGGAAAGTTCGTTTGCCCGTGATATCGTCTTGTTGAAAACTGTCGGCCTGAATCCGGTGGTGGTGCATGGGGGCGGTCCACAAGTGGATTCCATGTTAAAACAGCTTGGGCGTGAATCTGACCGTATTGATGGGATGCGTGTGACAGACCCGGCGACCATGGAAGTGGTTGAAATGGTGCTGGGCGGTAGTGTCAATAAATCTATCGTGAATTTAATTAACCAGCACGGTGGCCGGGCAATTGGCCTGACCGGTAAAGATGGGAATCTGCTGCGCGCCAAAAAGCTGCTCATGAAAAAAACGGCAGATGATGGCTCGGTTGAGGAAATTGATCTCGGACTGGTCGGCGAAGTCGTTGGGGTAAAAACCGATGTCCTAGAAATGTTTACCAACAGCGACTTTATTCCAGTGATTGCTCCGCTTGGCGTAGATGAAGAAGGCAATACTTACAATATTAATGCCGACCTGGTGGCAGGCAAAGTCGCAGAAGCCCTGGGGGCGGAAAAACTGATCCTGCTGACCAATATCACCGGTGTACTGGATGAAAATAAAAAACTGCTGACTGGTCTGAGCACACAGGAAGTAGATCGCCTGATCGAAACCGGGGTGATTTATGGTGGCATGATTCCTAAAGTTGGATGCGCTCTAGATGCAGTCAAAGGTGGAGTGGTCAGTGCGCATATCGTCGACGGCCGTGTTCCACATGCCAGCTTGCTGGAAATTTTTACCGATCACGGGGTAGGAACCTTGATTACCAACCGTTCTAAGCCACATTGTGCTTAA
- a CDS encoding class II glutamine amidotransferase, translating into MCQLLGMNCATPTDITFSFRGFSQRAGITSDHSDGFGIAFFEDKACRLFVDNQSAVESPIAELIRNYPIKSRNVIAHIRKATQGKISLENSHPFSRELWGRQWIFAHNGDLHHFSPELSGRFTPVGNTDSEYAFCYLLDQLVKRFGYHEPKLDQIFDLLLEISPPIAEHGTFNFCLSNGQALFSYAVTKLHWLVREYPFKPAQLIDIDVEVDFSQVTTPEDRVAVITTEPLTQNEQWTAFQPGEMILFRDGARVRSEVTHIARLERERLDPSLKRMTKADLY; encoded by the coding sequence ATGTGCCAATTGCTTGGAATGAACTGTGCGACTCCCACAGATATTACCTTCTCATTTCGTGGATTCTCCCAGCGTGCAGGTATTACTTCCGATCATTCGGATGGTTTTGGAATCGCTTTTTTTGAAGATAAAGCCTGTCGTCTGTTTGTCGATAACCAGTCTGCTGTCGAGTCACCGATTGCTGAGCTGATTCGCAATTATCCGATTAAATCCCGTAATGTGATTGCGCATATCCGTAAAGCGACCCAAGGTAAAATCAGCCTGGAAAATTCTCATCCTTTTAGCCGTGAGCTGTGGGGGCGGCAATGGATTTTTGCCCATAATGGTGATTTACATCATTTTTCTCCCGAGCTGAGTGGCCGCTTTACACCCGTGGGCAATACCGACAGTGAGTATGCTTTTTGCTATCTGCTGGATCAGCTGGTCAAACGTTTTGGCTACCACGAACCAAAGCTGGATCAGATTTTTGATTTATTGCTTGAAATCTCACCACCCATTGCCGAGCATGGAACCTTTAACTTCTGCCTGTCAAATGGGCAAGCCCTGTTTAGCTATGCGGTAACCAAATTACACTGGCTGGTGCGGGAATATCCTTTTAAACCTGCCCAATTGATTGATATTGATGTCGAAGTGGACTTTAGTCAGGTGACTACTCCTGAAGACCGGGTCGCTGTGATTACCACGGAACCTTTGACCCAAAATGAGCAGTGGACAGCATTTCAGCCGGGGGAAATGATTCTGTTCCGGGATGGCGCCAGAGTTCGGTCTGAAGTGACCCATATTGCGCGTTTAGAACGTGAAAGACTGGATCCTTCTTTAAAGCGAATGACTAAAGCTGATTTATATTAG
- a CDS encoding IS4-like element ISAbe18 family transposase, with the protein MSHQNTVFHELIKPVVRQDFEQLAKVHHVGQKFRAASRWDQFIAILMSQFSCRQSLRDIQSNLECQQEKLSHLGAKSIPRSTLARINEQQPATLYQQLFYKLLKYYEHSKVAHKFRFKNPLYSLDASHIDLSLSLCEWAKVHDSKASMKLSIGLNHSNDIPEFVAVENGKENDMVQGRKFQFPAGSIVVFDKGYVDYQWYANLTAQNIGFVTRFRPKSVYQVIQQHPVLESKGILKDETIQLNSAHALKRKAPVLRRIEYRDQQSGKHFSFLSNNFHLAASTIAAIYKDRWKVELFFKAIKQNLKLKAFLGRSRNAIQTQIWIAMIAYLLVSFARHLGKTGWTVQRLLRIIQVNLFERRTLKALFSPDKIPIKQEEAQMSFLL; encoded by the coding sequence TTGTCACATCAGAATACCGTATTTCATGAGCTAATTAAACCTGTTGTGCGACAGGATTTTGAACAACTTGCTAAAGTACACCATGTTGGACAGAAATTTAGAGCGGCTTCCCGGTGGGATCAGTTTATTGCCATATTGATGTCTCAATTCTCTTGTAGGCAAAGTCTGAGAGATATTCAATCCAATTTGGAGTGCCAACAGGAAAAGCTAAGTCATCTCGGAGCAAAGTCTATTCCCCGAAGCACGCTGGCACGAATCAATGAGCAGCAGCCTGCTACCTTGTATCAACAGCTATTTTACAAGTTGCTTAAATACTATGAACACTCAAAAGTAGCTCATAAATTTCGCTTTAAGAATCCCTTGTATTCCTTGGATGCCAGTCATATTGACCTGTCGCTTTCCTTATGTGAATGGGCCAAAGTTCACGACTCAAAAGCCAGCATGAAACTCAGTATAGGATTGAATCACAGCAATGATATTCCTGAGTTTGTTGCAGTTGAAAATGGCAAAGAAAATGACATGGTACAAGGCCGCAAATTCCAGTTTCCTGCTGGCAGCATTGTAGTTTTTGATAAAGGCTATGTCGATTACCAATGGTATGCAAATCTGACTGCTCAAAACATTGGATTTGTCACACGTTTTAGGCCTAAATCTGTGTATCAGGTGATCCAGCAACATCCAGTGCTTGAATCCAAAGGTATTCTAAAAGATGAAACCATTCAGCTGAATAGCGCACATGCCCTAAAAAGAAAAGCCCCAGTGTTAAGAAGAATTGAATATAGAGATCAGCAAAGTGGCAAGCACTTTAGCTTTCTCAGCAATAACTTTCATTTAGCCGCCTCCACCATTGCGGCGATTTATAAAGATCGTTGGAAAGTTGAGCTGTTCTTTAAGGCGATTAAGCAGAATCTCAAATTAAAAGCGTTTCTAGGCCGCAGCAGGAACGCAATTCAGACACAAATCTGGATTGCGATGATCGCCTATTTATTGGTGAGTTTCGCTCGACATTTAGGAAAAACAGGTTGGACAGTTCAACGTTTACTCAGAATAATTCAAGTGAATTTGTTTGAAAGAAGAACTTTAAAAGCTTTATTTTCACCCGATAAAATACCCATAAAACAAGAGGAAGCTCAAATGAGCTTCCTCTTGTGA
- a CDS encoding bacteriohemerythrin, whose translation MKMKWIPDYNTGIDVIDDQHRRILDYINEIDDLDADSDRDRIKQVLENIIDYTQSHFTFEESLQEEAGYKYRVPHKRVHDLFIKKIESYRDRFEMGHSIEAELHEVLSKWLINHIQHDDADYVGAVKENMIGILKEKEKKKGKNWFARFFS comes from the coding sequence ATGAAAATGAAATGGATTCCAGATTATAATACTGGTATCGATGTGATTGACGATCAGCATAGACGCATTCTTGATTATATCAATGAGATTGATGACCTAGATGCCGATAGTGATCGTGATCGGATTAAACAGGTTCTGGAAAATATTATTGATTATACCCAATCACATTTTACTTTCGAAGAATCTCTGCAAGAAGAAGCAGGTTATAAATATCGTGTACCACATAAACGTGTACATGACCTGTTTATTAAAAAAATCGAATCTTATCGTGACCGTTTTGAAATGGGGCATTCGATTGAAGCGGAATTGCATGAAGTATTATCTAAATGGTTGATTAACCATATTCAGCATGATGATGCCGATTATGTGGGGGCAGTCAAAGAAAATATGATCGGGATTCTGAAAGAGAAAGAAAAGAAAAAAGGTAAAAACTGGTTTGCCCGTTTCTTCTCATAA